From a region of the Salvelinus alpinus chromosome 2, SLU_Salpinus.1, whole genome shotgun sequence genome:
- the LOC139556797 gene encoding PHD finger protein 20-like isoform X8 has protein sequence MEYAQSLSPKQEVDVDTMSKTPPNRRGITFEVGATLEARDALKNWYPANIEKIDYDDEKVLIHYRQWSHRYDEWFDWTSPYLRPVERIQLRRQGLLDDCPIPADTGSMFDSDTSFHLSVQGFHVNDKVLASWSDCRFYPAKVLAVNKDASYTVKFYDGVVQTVKGIHVKPFVRERGGGKARSTERNGFKKPQNGRERRPQEYGPKNKRTRRSTSDQEGDSDTEDGDNNDEDEWHEREVEEKTKRKDSEGDVTKETPSIVKQEEDTEQHAGQINLGDHVAATVGPTEVKMEEDGGQSEERPTHLNEGMKKEEVEMKTEYTVLSSPNETKPSTESPNQMSTQTGPVSVPLPSAMSTIDRVEQKAESQPDSSKPAPLALPVKPIRKQGFHNPNRFSREPLYRVIKNQPPPVLSINLDHNPFKCSAVGCTKSFRKAKLLHYHMKYYHGEEQQLEDDLSPTAQTRASEKHPSPTSLESPKRRRTISASMHSNVHSPTRTPPSPRSEAKTMNRRTSAPPNVNTQRQQQRALLREKSKENQLDRNGQRPVETETTESSVVKERDRLKDKKQRAFLRINLKKKKKKKKVKCEYTGSEENIDISIFALQSKLNLPLKFPLSHNHKPESYHFRPGYNQSEQMHVDDEDSISDWSTDSCEWSDDELGAELDNATTPLSLGSVALETGSQEVVRCVCEAEEENDFMIQCEECLCWQHGTCMGLLEENVPDKYACYVCRDPPGQRQSLRYRYDRDWLSSGHMYGLSFLDENYSHQNAKKIAATHQLLGDVQRVVEVLNGLQLKMSVLQTQTHPDLQLWCQPWKRAERPWRRGGSGTGTDAAPSPALTDEGSEKDHKSLARGGTEALMSAAMEKLSRASSSSSSSSSPYQSFQDSYIMSEHCYQKPRAYYPAVEQRLVVETTRRGSELEDSLRSTEDLLEREQRYGGMLETARPKAPTHLNTHTKGSDVGRWGQGEVKREEGVGCGGGGDGSGQQHQWQINLLDHIDAVQDEVTHRMDFIERELDVLESWLDYTGELEPPEPLARLPQLKHRMKLLLTELAKVQQIALCCST, from the exons ATGGAATATGCTCAAAGTCTCTCCCCGAAG CAGGAGGTGGATGTGGACACAATGAGCAAGACACCCCCTAACAGAAGAGGAATAACCTTTGAGGTGGGAGCAACGCTGGAGGCCAGAGACGCCCTCAAAAACTG GTATCCAGCCAACATAGAGAAGATTGACTATGATGACGAGAAGGTCCTCATCCACTACCGTCAGTGGAGCCACCGCTATGATGAGTGGTTTGACTGGACCAGCCCCTACCTGAGACCTGTAGAGAGGATCCAGCTGAGACGACAGGGACTGCTGGACGACTGTCCTATCCCT GCTGATACTGGATCCATGTTTGACAGTGACACTTCATTTCATCTGTCTGTCCAGGGATTTCATGTGAATGACAAGGTCCTCGCCAGTTGGTCTGATTGCCGCTTCTACCCTGCCAAGGTCTTGGCAGTGAATAAAGATG CATCTTACACCGTGAAGTTTTATGATGGCGTCGTCCAGACGGTAAAGGGGATCCACGTGAAACCTTTTGTAAGAGAG agaggaggaggaaaggctCGGTCCACTGAGAGGAACGGCTTCAAGAAGCCCCAGAATGGCAGAGAACGGAGGCCTCAGGAATACGGCCCAAAGAATAAAAGAACCAGACGCAGTACCTCTGACCAGGAGGGGGACAGTGACACAGAGGATGGTGACAATAATGATGAAGATGAATGGcatgagagggaggtggaggagaagacCAAGAGGAAGGATAGTGAGGGGGATGTCACCAAAGAGACACCATCCATAGTTAAGCAGGAGGAGGATACAGAGCAACATGCAGGACAGATCAACCTCGGGGATCACGTGGCAGCCACTGTGGGCCCGACTGAAGTAAAAATGGAAGAAGACGGAGGACAGAGTGAGGAGAGGCCTACTCATTTAAATGAAGGGATGAAGAAAGAAGAGGTGGAAATGAAAACTGAGTACACAGTCCTGAGCTCACCTAATGAAACTAAGCCATCCACTGAGTCACCTAATCAGATGTCAACACAGACCGGGCCAGTGTCTGTCCCATTACCCTCAGCTATGTCCACCATTGACAGAGTGGAGCAGAAGGCAGAAAGCCAACCGGATAGCTCCAAACCTGCACCACTGGCCCTCCCAGTGAAAC CGATAAGGAAGCAGGGTTTCCACAACCCCAACCGATTTAGCAGAGAGCCAT TGTACAGAGTGATCAAAAACCAGCCTCCCCCAGTCCTGTCCATCAACTTGGACCACAACCCATTTAAATGCAGCGCTGTAGGCTGCACCAAGTCATTCCGCAAGGCCAAACTGCTTCACTACCACATGAAATACTACCATGGAGAGGAGCAGCAGCTAGAGGACGACCTAAGCCCCACCGCCCAGACACGGGCCTCAGAGAAGcacccctcccctacctctctggAAAGTCCTAAGAGGAGACGCACCATCTCCGCCTCAATGC ACTCCAATGTGCACAGTCCTACTAGAACTCCCCCATCTCCACGTAGTGAGGCCAAGACAATGAACAGACGCACATCAGCTCCACCTAATGTCAACACCCAGCGCCAGCAGCAGAGGGCTCTACTGAGGGAGAAGAGCAAAGAGAACCAGCTGGACAGGAATGGACAGAGACCAGTGGAGACAGAGACTACTGAGAGCAGTG TGGTGAAAGAACGAGATCGGCTGAAGGATAAGAAACAGAGGGCGTTCCTTCGCATTAAtctgaagaaaaagaagaagaaaaagaaggtcAAGTGTG AGTACACAGGTAGTGAGGAGAATATTGACATCTCAATATTCGCTCTTCAGTCCAAATTGAATTTGCCACTCAAATTCCCCCTCTCACACAATCACAAGCCTGAGTCCTACCACTTCAGGCCCGGATACAACCAGTCAGAGCAGATGCACGTGGATG ATGAGGATAGCATCAGTGATTGGTCCACTGACAGTTGTGAGTGGAGTGATGACGAGCTGGGGGCGGAGCTGGACAATGCTACAACACCCCTAAGTCTGGGCTCTGTTGCCTTGGAGACAGGCAGTCAGGAGGTTGTGCGTTGCGTCTGTGAGGCGGAAGAGGAAAACGACTTCATGATACAG TGTGAGGAGTGTCTGTGCTGGCAGCATGGCACCTGCATGGGCCTCCTGGAGGAGAACGTCCCGGACAAATACGCCTGCTACGTCTGCAGAGACCCACCAG GTCAGAGACAAAGCCTGCGCTACCGGTATGACCGTGATTGGCTGAGCAGCGGTCACATGTATGGTCTGTCCTTCCTGGATGAGAACTACTCCCACCAGAATGCCAAGAAGATTGCAGCAACACACCAGCTACTAGGAGATGTACAGCGTGTGGTGGAGGTGCTCAATGGCCTCCAGCTCAAAATGAGCGTCCTACA AACCCAGACCCACCCGGACCTGCAGTTGTGGTGCCAGCCCTGGAAGAGAGCAGAGAGGCCCTGGAGAAGAGGTGGCTCAGGTACGGGCACCGACGCAGCACCCTCTCCTGCGCTAACAGACGAGGGTTCCGAGAAGGACCACAAGAGTCTCGCCCGTGGTGGCACAGAAGCTCTAATGTCAGCCGCCATGGAGAAGCTTAGCCgagcctcttcctcctcctcgtcttcctcctcgccCTACCAGTCGTTTCAGGACTCGTACATAATGAGTGAGCATTGCTACCAGAAGCCGCGGGCATACTACCCTGCAGTGGAGCAGAGGCTGGTGGTGGAGACCACACGGAGGGGATCTGAGCTGGAGGACAGCCTGAGGAGCACTGAGGACCTGCTGGAGAGAGAGCAGCGCTATGGAGGCATGCTGGAGACAGCCAGGCCCAAAGCCCCCACACACCTGAACACTCACACCAAG GGTTCAGATGTTGGTCGGTGGGGCCAGGGCGAGGTGAAGCGGGAGGAGGGTGTTGGCTGCGGTGGGGGAGGGGACGGCAGTGGCCAGCAGCACCAGTGGCAGATCAACCTGCTGGATCACATAGATGCTGTCCAGGACGAGGTCACACACAGGATGGACTTCATCGAGAGGGAGCTAGATG TGTTGGAGAGCTGGCTGGACTACACAGGAGAGCTGGAGCCCCCAGAGCCCCTGGCCCGGCTGCCTCAGCTCAAACACCGCATGAAGCTGCTGCTTACAGAGCTGGCCAAGGTGCAGCAGATCGCTCTGTGCTGCTCCACATGA
- the LOC139556797 gene encoding PHD finger protein 20-like isoform X9, translating to MEYAQSLSPKVELCACQQEVDVDTMSKTPPNRRGITFEVGATLEARDALKNWYPANIEKIDYDDEKVLIHYRQWSHRYDEWFDWTSPYLRPVERIQLRRQGLLDDCPIPVRDGFHVNDKVLASWSDCRFYPAKVLAVNKDASYTVKFYDGVVQTVKGIHVKPFVRERGGGKARSTERNGFKKPQNGRERRPQEYGPKNKRTRRSTSDQEGDSDTEDGDNNDEDEWHEREVEEKTKRKDSEGDVTKETPSIVKQEEDTEQHAGQINLGDHVAATVGPTEVKMEEDGGQSEERPTHLNEGMKKEEVEMKTEYTVLSSPNETKPSTESPNQMSTQTGPVSVPLPSAMSTIDRVEQKAESQPDSSKPAPLALPVKPIRKQGFHNPNRFSREPLYRVIKNQPPPVLSINLDHNPFKCSAVGCTKSFRKAKLLHYHMKYYHGEEQQLEDDLSPTAQTRASEKHPSPTSLESPKRRRTISASMHSNVHSPTRTPPSPRSEAKTMNRRTSAPPNVNTQRQQQRALLREKSKENQLDRNGQRPVETETTESSGMDICLSVVKERDRLKDKKQRAFLRINLKKKKKKKKVKCEYTGSEENIDISIFALQSKLNLPLKFPLSHNHKPESYHFRPGYNQSEQMHVDDEDSISDWSTDSCEWSDDELGAELDNATTPLSLGSVALETGSQEVVRCVCEAEEENDFMIQCEECLCWQHGTCMGLLEENVPDKYACYVCRDPPGQRQSLRYRYDRDWLSSGHMYGLSFLDENYSHQNAKKIAATHQLLGDVQRVVEVLNGLQLKMSVLQTQTHPDLQLWCQPWKRAERPWRRGGSGTGTDAAPSPALTDEGSEKDHKSLARGGTEALMSAAMEKLSRASSSSSSSSSPYQSFQDSYIMSEHCYQKPRAYYPAVEQRLVVETTRRGSELEDSLRSTEDLLEREQRYGGMLETARPKAPTHLNTHTKGSDVGRWGQGEVKREEGVGCGGGGDGSGQQHQWQINLLDHIDAVQDEVTHRMDFIERELDVLESWLDYTGELEPPEPLARLPQLKHRMKLLLTELAKVQQIALCCST from the exons ATGGAATATGCTCAAAGTCTCTCCCCGAAG GTAGAACTTTGTGCCTGTCAGCAGGAGGTGGATGTGGACACAATGAGCAAGACACCCCCTAACAGAAGAGGAATAACCTTTGAGGTGGGAGCAACGCTGGAGGCCAGAGACGCCCTCAAAAACTG GTATCCAGCCAACATAGAGAAGATTGACTATGATGACGAGAAGGTCCTCATCCACTACCGTCAGTGGAGCCACCGCTATGATGAGTGGTTTGACTGGACCAGCCCCTACCTGAGACCTGTAGAGAGGATCCAGCTGAGACGACAGGGACTGCTGGACGACTGTCCTATCCCTGTAAGAGAT GGATTTCATGTGAATGACAAGGTCCTCGCCAGTTGGTCTGATTGCCGCTTCTACCCTGCCAAGGTCTTGGCAGTGAATAAAGATG CATCTTACACCGTGAAGTTTTATGATGGCGTCGTCCAGACGGTAAAGGGGATCCACGTGAAACCTTTTGTAAGAGAG agaggaggaggaaaggctCGGTCCACTGAGAGGAACGGCTTCAAGAAGCCCCAGAATGGCAGAGAACGGAGGCCTCAGGAATACGGCCCAAAGAATAAAAGAACCAGACGCAGTACCTCTGACCAGGAGGGGGACAGTGACACAGAGGATGGTGACAATAATGATGAAGATGAATGGcatgagagggaggtggaggagaagacCAAGAGGAAGGATAGTGAGGGGGATGTCACCAAAGAGACACCATCCATAGTTAAGCAGGAGGAGGATACAGAGCAACATGCAGGACAGATCAACCTCGGGGATCACGTGGCAGCCACTGTGGGCCCGACTGAAGTAAAAATGGAAGAAGACGGAGGACAGAGTGAGGAGAGGCCTACTCATTTAAATGAAGGGATGAAGAAAGAAGAGGTGGAAATGAAAACTGAGTACACAGTCCTGAGCTCACCTAATGAAACTAAGCCATCCACTGAGTCACCTAATCAGATGTCAACACAGACCGGGCCAGTGTCTGTCCCATTACCCTCAGCTATGTCCACCATTGACAGAGTGGAGCAGAAGGCAGAAAGCCAACCGGATAGCTCCAAACCTGCACCACTGGCCCTCCCAGTGAAAC CGATAAGGAAGCAGGGTTTCCACAACCCCAACCGATTTAGCAGAGAGCCAT TGTACAGAGTGATCAAAAACCAGCCTCCCCCAGTCCTGTCCATCAACTTGGACCACAACCCATTTAAATGCAGCGCTGTAGGCTGCACCAAGTCATTCCGCAAGGCCAAACTGCTTCACTACCACATGAAATACTACCATGGAGAGGAGCAGCAGCTAGAGGACGACCTAAGCCCCACCGCCCAGACACGGGCCTCAGAGAAGcacccctcccctacctctctggAAAGTCCTAAGAGGAGACGCACCATCTCCGCCTCAATGC ACTCCAATGTGCACAGTCCTACTAGAACTCCCCCATCTCCACGTAGTGAGGCCAAGACAATGAACAGACGCACATCAGCTCCACCTAATGTCAACACCCAGCGCCAGCAGCAGAGGGCTCTACTGAGGGAGAAGAGCAAAGAGAACCAGCTGGACAGGAATGGACAGAGACCAGTGGAGACAGAGACTACTGAGAGCAGTGGTATGGACATATGTCTGT CAGTGGTGAAAGAACGAGATCGGCTGAAGGATAAGAAACAGAGGGCGTTCCTTCGCATTAAtctgaagaaaaagaagaagaaaaagaaggtcAAGTGTG AGTACACAGGTAGTGAGGAGAATATTGACATCTCAATATTCGCTCTTCAGTCCAAATTGAATTTGCCACTCAAATTCCCCCTCTCACACAATCACAAGCCTGAGTCCTACCACTTCAGGCCCGGATACAACCAGTCAGAGCAGATGCACGTGGATG ATGAGGATAGCATCAGTGATTGGTCCACTGACAGTTGTGAGTGGAGTGATGACGAGCTGGGGGCGGAGCTGGACAATGCTACAACACCCCTAAGTCTGGGCTCTGTTGCCTTGGAGACAGGCAGTCAGGAGGTTGTGCGTTGCGTCTGTGAGGCGGAAGAGGAAAACGACTTCATGATACAG TGTGAGGAGTGTCTGTGCTGGCAGCATGGCACCTGCATGGGCCTCCTGGAGGAGAACGTCCCGGACAAATACGCCTGCTACGTCTGCAGAGACCCACCAG GTCAGAGACAAAGCCTGCGCTACCGGTATGACCGTGATTGGCTGAGCAGCGGTCACATGTATGGTCTGTCCTTCCTGGATGAGAACTACTCCCACCAGAATGCCAAGAAGATTGCAGCAACACACCAGCTACTAGGAGATGTACAGCGTGTGGTGGAGGTGCTCAATGGCCTCCAGCTCAAAATGAGCGTCCTACA AACCCAGACCCACCCGGACCTGCAGTTGTGGTGCCAGCCCTGGAAGAGAGCAGAGAGGCCCTGGAGAAGAGGTGGCTCAGGTACGGGCACCGACGCAGCACCCTCTCCTGCGCTAACAGACGAGGGTTCCGAGAAGGACCACAAGAGTCTCGCCCGTGGTGGCACAGAAGCTCTAATGTCAGCCGCCATGGAGAAGCTTAGCCgagcctcttcctcctcctcgtcttcctcctcgccCTACCAGTCGTTTCAGGACTCGTACATAATGAGTGAGCATTGCTACCAGAAGCCGCGGGCATACTACCCTGCAGTGGAGCAGAGGCTGGTGGTGGAGACCACACGGAGGGGATCTGAGCTGGAGGACAGCCTGAGGAGCACTGAGGACCTGCTGGAGAGAGAGCAGCGCTATGGAGGCATGCTGGAGACAGCCAGGCCCAAAGCCCCCACACACCTGAACACTCACACCAAG GGTTCAGATGTTGGTCGGTGGGGCCAGGGCGAGGTGAAGCGGGAGGAGGGTGTTGGCTGCGGTGGGGGAGGGGACGGCAGTGGCCAGCAGCACCAGTGGCAGATCAACCTGCTGGATCACATAGATGCTGTCCAGGACGAGGTCACACACAGGATGGACTTCATCGAGAGGGAGCTAGATG TGTTGGAGAGCTGGCTGGACTACACAGGAGAGCTGGAGCCCCCAGAGCCCCTGGCCCGGCTGCCTCAGCTCAAACACCGCATGAAGCTGCTGCTTACAGAGCTGGCCAAGGTGCAGCAGATCGCTCTGTGCTGCTCCACATGA
- the LOC139556797 gene encoding PHD finger protein 20-like isoform X21, whose translation MSKTPPNRRGITFEVGATLEARDALKNWYPANIEKIDYDDEKVLIHYRQWSHRYDEWFDWTSPYLRPVERIQLRRQGLLDDCPIPGFHVNDKVLASWSDCRFYPAKVLAVNKDASYTVKFYDGVVQTVKGIHVKPFVRERGGGKARSTERNGFKKPQNGRERRPQEYGPKNKRTRRSTSDQEGDSDTEDGDNNDEDEWHEREVEEKTKRKDSEGDVTKETPSIVKQEEDTEQHAGQINLGDHVAATVGPTEVKMEEDGGQSEERPTHLNEGMKKEEVEMKTEYTVLSSPNETKPSTESPNQMSTQTGPVSVPLPSAMSTIDRVEQKAESQPDSSKPAPLALPVKPIRKQGFHNPNRFSREPLYRVIKNQPPPVLSINLDHNPFKCSAVGCTKSFRKAKLLHYHMKYYHGEEQQLEDDLSPTAQTRASEKHPSPTSLESPKRRRTISASMHSNVHSPTRTPPSPRSEAKTMNRRTSAPPNVNTQRQQQRALLREKSKENQLDRNGQRPVETETTESSAVVKERDRLKDKKQRAFLRINLKKKKKKKKVKCEYTGSEENIDISIFALQSKLNLPLKFPLSHNHKPESYHFRPGYNQSEQMHVDDEDSISDWSTDSCEWSDDELGAELDNATTPLSLGSVALETGSQEVVRCVCEAEEENDFMIQCEECLCWQHGTCMGLLEENVPDKYACYVCRDPPGQRQSLRYRYDRDWLSSGHMYGLSFLDENYSHQNAKKIAATHQLLGDVQRVVEVLNGLQLKMSVLQTQTHPDLQLWCQPWKRAERPWRRGGSGTGTDAAPSPALTDEGSEKDHKSLARGGTEALMSAAMEKLSRASSSSSSSSSPYQSFQDSYIMSEHCYQKPRAYYPAVEQRLVVETTRRGSELEDSLRSTEDLLEREQRYGGMLETARPKAPTHLNTHTKGSDVGRWGQGEVKREEGVGCGGGGDGSGQQHQWQINLLDHIDAVQDEVTHRMDFIERELDVLESWLDYTGELEPPEPLARLPQLKHRMKLLLTELAKVQQIALCCST comes from the exons ATGAGCAAGACACCCCCTAACAGAAGAGGAATAACCTTTGAGGTGGGAGCAACGCTGGAGGCCAGAGACGCCCTCAAAAACTG GTATCCAGCCAACATAGAGAAGATTGACTATGATGACGAGAAGGTCCTCATCCACTACCGTCAGTGGAGCCACCGCTATGATGAGTGGTTTGACTGGACCAGCCCCTACCTGAGACCTGTAGAGAGGATCCAGCTGAGACGACAGGGACTGCTGGACGACTGTCCTATCCCT GGATTTCATGTGAATGACAAGGTCCTCGCCAGTTGGTCTGATTGCCGCTTCTACCCTGCCAAGGTCTTGGCAGTGAATAAAGATG CATCTTACACCGTGAAGTTTTATGATGGCGTCGTCCAGACGGTAAAGGGGATCCACGTGAAACCTTTTGTAAGAGAG agaggaggaggaaaggctCGGTCCACTGAGAGGAACGGCTTCAAGAAGCCCCAGAATGGCAGAGAACGGAGGCCTCAGGAATACGGCCCAAAGAATAAAAGAACCAGACGCAGTACCTCTGACCAGGAGGGGGACAGTGACACAGAGGATGGTGACAATAATGATGAAGATGAATGGcatgagagggaggtggaggagaagacCAAGAGGAAGGATAGTGAGGGGGATGTCACCAAAGAGACACCATCCATAGTTAAGCAGGAGGAGGATACAGAGCAACATGCAGGACAGATCAACCTCGGGGATCACGTGGCAGCCACTGTGGGCCCGACTGAAGTAAAAATGGAAGAAGACGGAGGACAGAGTGAGGAGAGGCCTACTCATTTAAATGAAGGGATGAAGAAAGAAGAGGTGGAAATGAAAACTGAGTACACAGTCCTGAGCTCACCTAATGAAACTAAGCCATCCACTGAGTCACCTAATCAGATGTCAACACAGACCGGGCCAGTGTCTGTCCCATTACCCTCAGCTATGTCCACCATTGACAGAGTGGAGCAGAAGGCAGAAAGCCAACCGGATAGCTCCAAACCTGCACCACTGGCCCTCCCAGTGAAAC CGATAAGGAAGCAGGGTTTCCACAACCCCAACCGATTTAGCAGAGAGCCAT TGTACAGAGTGATCAAAAACCAGCCTCCCCCAGTCCTGTCCATCAACTTGGACCACAACCCATTTAAATGCAGCGCTGTAGGCTGCACCAAGTCATTCCGCAAGGCCAAACTGCTTCACTACCACATGAAATACTACCATGGAGAGGAGCAGCAGCTAGAGGACGACCTAAGCCCCACCGCCCAGACACGGGCCTCAGAGAAGcacccctcccctacctctctggAAAGTCCTAAGAGGAGACGCACCATCTCCGCCTCAATGC ACTCCAATGTGCACAGTCCTACTAGAACTCCCCCATCTCCACGTAGTGAGGCCAAGACAATGAACAGACGCACATCAGCTCCACCTAATGTCAACACCCAGCGCCAGCAGCAGAGGGCTCTACTGAGGGAGAAGAGCAAAGAGAACCAGCTGGACAGGAATGGACAGAGACCAGTGGAGACAGAGACTACTGAGAGCAGTG CAGTGGTGAAAGAACGAGATCGGCTGAAGGATAAGAAACAGAGGGCGTTCCTTCGCATTAAtctgaagaaaaagaagaagaaaaagaaggtcAAGTGTG AGTACACAGGTAGTGAGGAGAATATTGACATCTCAATATTCGCTCTTCAGTCCAAATTGAATTTGCCACTCAAATTCCCCCTCTCACACAATCACAAGCCTGAGTCCTACCACTTCAGGCCCGGATACAACCAGTCAGAGCAGATGCACGTGGATG ATGAGGATAGCATCAGTGATTGGTCCACTGACAGTTGTGAGTGGAGTGATGACGAGCTGGGGGCGGAGCTGGACAATGCTACAACACCCCTAAGTCTGGGCTCTGTTGCCTTGGAGACAGGCAGTCAGGAGGTTGTGCGTTGCGTCTGTGAGGCGGAAGAGGAAAACGACTTCATGATACAG TGTGAGGAGTGTCTGTGCTGGCAGCATGGCACCTGCATGGGCCTCCTGGAGGAGAACGTCCCGGACAAATACGCCTGCTACGTCTGCAGAGACCCACCAG GTCAGAGACAAAGCCTGCGCTACCGGTATGACCGTGATTGGCTGAGCAGCGGTCACATGTATGGTCTGTCCTTCCTGGATGAGAACTACTCCCACCAGAATGCCAAGAAGATTGCAGCAACACACCAGCTACTAGGAGATGTACAGCGTGTGGTGGAGGTGCTCAATGGCCTCCAGCTCAAAATGAGCGTCCTACA AACCCAGACCCACCCGGACCTGCAGTTGTGGTGCCAGCCCTGGAAGAGAGCAGAGAGGCCCTGGAGAAGAGGTGGCTCAGGTACGGGCACCGACGCAGCACCCTCTCCTGCGCTAACAGACGAGGGTTCCGAGAAGGACCACAAGAGTCTCGCCCGTGGTGGCACAGAAGCTCTAATGTCAGCCGCCATGGAGAAGCTTAGCCgagcctcttcctcctcctcgtcttcctcctcgccCTACCAGTCGTTTCAGGACTCGTACATAATGAGTGAGCATTGCTACCAGAAGCCGCGGGCATACTACCCTGCAGTGGAGCAGAGGCTGGTGGTGGAGACCACACGGAGGGGATCTGAGCTGGAGGACAGCCTGAGGAGCACTGAGGACCTGCTGGAGAGAGAGCAGCGCTATGGAGGCATGCTGGAGACAGCCAGGCCCAAAGCCCCCACACACCTGAACACTCACACCAAG GGTTCAGATGTTGGTCGGTGGGGCCAGGGCGAGGTGAAGCGGGAGGAGGGTGTTGGCTGCGGTGGGGGAGGGGACGGCAGTGGCCAGCAGCACCAGTGGCAGATCAACCTGCTGGATCACATAGATGCTGTCCAGGACGAGGTCACACACAGGATGGACTTCATCGAGAGGGAGCTAGATG TGTTGGAGAGCTGGCTGGACTACACAGGAGAGCTGGAGCCCCCAGAGCCCCTGGCCCGGCTGCCTCAGCTCAAACACCGCATGAAGCTGCTGCTTACAGAGCTGGCCAAGGTGCAGCAGATCGCTCTGTGCTGCTCCACATGA